One window of Triticum dicoccoides isolate Atlit2015 ecotype Zavitan chromosome 5A, WEW_v2.0, whole genome shotgun sequence genomic DNA carries:
- the LOC119297318 gene encoding protein ALTERED XYLOGLUCAN 4-like — MGASTPRHHSSSWRQKLPRLTKKILTLSLYALVPLAVLHYLLSPPPVAVPSSTSTSPPHDGNKQQGAAGAASRKQGSTAPAPRCDYSEGQWVRDAAGPRYSGTSCGATIKDGQNCMANGRTDTGYLNWRWQPRGCALPPFAPADFLEQVRGRHVAFVGDSLARNQCESLVCLLGSEFPAELVLDGGEERKFRRWAFRSHNATVSVFWSPFLVNGTEKSAGPGGPDHNKLYLDQPDERWAAELPGIDVVVLSIGHWFMHPAMYYEQGAVIGCHHCPEPNRTGTGFFGVFRLAVKNALREVIARARASPGREKLAVVATFSPAHFDGEWDSPDACARTEPYAPGEKEMLYMDREMWRTEAEEAATAAAEATVRGSAVTVEALEVTKLADMRADGHPGAYMNASLLAGAGGEKKRERVPNDCVHWCLPGPIDTWNEILLQMVKRWSDASSSSAK, encoded by the exons ATGGGTGCCTCCACACCTCGTCACCATTCCAGCTCCTGGCGCCAGAAGCTTCCACGCCTCACCAAGAAGATCCTCACATTGTCGCTCTACGCCCTCGTCCCCCTCGCCGTCCTCCACTacctcctctcccctcctcccgTCGCCGTCCCCTCCTCCACTTCCACCTCGCCGCCCCACG ATGGGAATAAGCAGCAGGGGGCTGCAGGGGCGGCCTCAAGAAAGCAGGGGTCAACGGCACCGGCGCCGCGGTGTGACTACTCGGAGGGGCAATGGGTGCGGGACGCAGCGGGGCCGCGGTACAGCGGGACGAGCTGCGGCGCGACGATCAAGGACGGGCAGAACTGCATGGCGAACGGGCGAACGGACACGGGGTACCTGAACTGGCGGTGGCAGCCGCGCGGGTGCGCGCTCCCGCCGTTCGCGCCCGCGGATTTCCTGGAGCAGGTCCGCGGCCGGCACGTCGCGTTCGTCGGCGACTCGCTCGCGCGGAACCAGTGCGAGTCGCTGGTGTGCCTCCTCGGCTCGGAGTTCCCCGCGGAGCTGGTCCTCGACGGCGGCGAGGAGCGCAAGTTCCGGCGGTGGGCGTTCAGGTCCCACAACGCGACGGTGTCGGTGTTCTGGTCGCCGTTCCTGGTGAACGGCACGGAGAAGTCGGCGGGGCCGGGCGGGCCCGACCACAACAAGCTGTACCTCGACCAGCCGGACGAGCGGTGGGCGGCGGAGCTCCCGGGCATCGACGTGGTGGTGCTCTCCATCGGGCACTGGTTCATGCACCCGGCCATGTACTACGAGCAGGGCGCGGTGATCGGGTGCCACCACTGCCCGGAGCCGAACCGCACGGGCACGGGCTTCTTCGGCGTGTTCCGCCTCGCCGTCAAGAACGCGCTCCGCGAGGTCATCGCCCGGGCCAGGGCCAGCCCCGGGCGGGAGAAGCTGGCGGTGGTGGCGACGTTCTCGCCGGCGCACTTCGACGGGGAGTGGGACAGCCCGGACGCGTGCGCGCGCACGGAGCCGTACGCGCCGGGGGAGAAGGAGATGTTGTACATGGACAGAGAGATGTGGCGGACGGAGGCGGAGGAGGCCGCGACGGCGGCCGCGGAGGCCACGGTGCGCGGGTCGGCGGTGACGGTGGAAGCGCTCGAGGTGACGAAGCTGGCGGACATGCGCGCCGACGGGCACCCGGGCGCGTACATGAACGCGTCCCTGTTGGCCGGCGCCGGCGGTGAGAAGAAGAGGGAGCGGGTGCCGAACGACTGCGTGCACTGGTGCCTCCCGGGCCCCATCGACACGTGGAACGAGATCCTGCTGCAGATGGTCAAGCGATGGAGTgacgcctcctcctcgtcggccaAATGA